The Lytechinus pictus isolate F3 Inbred chromosome 15, Lp3.0, whole genome shotgun sequence genome contains a region encoding:
- the LOC129277587 gene encoding cell division cycle and apoptosis regulator protein 1-like, which translates to MTASVIQSAFIKKSTSLNLHRNVQLRRADEDSKEDDKDGVEEENKKKSIEDDDEKKKGDKSKDEKSKPRVMILSCIYSDQNHCGYILERDLEEILYTIGVIYQGLR; encoded by the exons ATGACTGCATCAGTTATTCAATCTGCATTTATAAAGAAGTCAACTTCATTGAATTTGCACAGAAATGTACAGTTGAGGAGAGCG GATGAAGATAGCAAGGAGGATGATAAAGATGGAGTAGAGGAagagaacaaaaaaaagagCATTGAAGATGATG atgaaaagaAGAAGGGAGATAAGAGTAAAGATGAGAAGAGCAAGCCGAGAGTGATGATTCTATCTTGCATCTACTCTGATCAGAATCATTGTGGTTATATCTTAGAGAGAGACTTAGAAGAAATACTGTATACCATTGGTGTCATTTATCAAGGGCTCAGGTAG